A genome region from Staphylococcus capitis subsp. capitis includes the following:
- a CDS encoding NAD(P)-binding protein, which yields MNMPLMLDLTNKKVVVVGGGKIATRRIKTLLNYTEHIHVVSPAITNQIAQWVETQRITYLEKCFEPTDIEEADMVIAATNHSEVNEEVRLSVPEHVLFNHAEQSELGNVTFPNVFRRDRLTISVSTEGASPKLGQRIINHLEDTYNEEYVTYVQFLYESRQYIKALSIEPSDKHALLEQILSDTYLDENKQHEFIRWLQSQV from the coding sequence GTGAATATGCCATTAATGTTAGATTTAACAAACAAAAAAGTTGTCGTTGTCGGTGGTGGAAAAATTGCTACACGACGTATTAAAACATTGTTAAATTACACAGAACATATTCACGTTGTAAGCCCGGCTATCACTAATCAAATAGCACAATGGGTTGAAACTCAGCGCATCACTTATTTGGAAAAATGTTTCGAACCTACTGATATTGAAGAGGCAGATATGGTAATTGCTGCTACCAATCACTCAGAGGTCAATGAAGAGGTAAGGTTATCAGTACCTGAACATGTGTTATTTAATCATGCAGAACAATCTGAATTAGGTAATGTTACGTTTCCTAATGTTTTTCGAAGGGATCGCTTAACGATTAGTGTATCCACTGAAGGTGCAAGTCCAAAGTTAGGACAACGTATTATTAATCATTTAGAGGATACATATAATGAGGAGTATGTAACTTATGTTCAATTTCTATATGAAAGTAGACAATACATTAAAGCACTCAGCATAGAGCCATCTGATAAACATGCGTTACTTGAACAAATTTTATCAGACACATATTTAGATGAGAATAAGCAACATGAATTCATCCGATGGCTTCAATCACAGGTTTAA
- the cysC gene encoding adenylyl-sulfate kinase — MSESNNITWHDSEVTKEERQNCNGHKSAVIWFTGLSGSGKSTVSVALEKALFNEGKQTYRLDGDNVRHGLNKNLGFSPEDRTENIRRIGEVAKLMVDAGSITVTAFISPYKQDRDNVRAILEDDEFIEVYTKCSVEECENRDPKGLYKKARSGEIPEFTGISAPYEAPDHPEIILDTEHESINQSVDRVIQYLKQHQYI; from the coding sequence ATGAGTGAATCTAACAATATTACTTGGCATGATTCAGAAGTGACGAAAGAAGAAAGACAAAATTGTAATGGTCATAAAAGTGCAGTTATTTGGTTTACGGGGTTATCTGGTTCAGGTAAATCGACCGTTTCTGTCGCTTTAGAAAAAGCGCTATTCAATGAAGGAAAGCAAACATATCGTTTAGACGGGGATAATGTGCGTCATGGTCTTAATAAAAATTTAGGATTTAGTCCTGAAGATCGTACTGAAAACATACGCCGTATAGGTGAAGTTGCCAAACTCATGGTTGATGCAGGTTCAATCACTGTGACAGCTTTCATTTCACCGTATAAACAAGATCGCGATAATGTACGCGCGATTCTCGAAGATGATGAATTTATAGAAGTATATACGAAATGTAGTGTTGAAGAATGTGAGAACCGCGATCCTAAAGGATTGTATAAGAAAGCACGCTCTGGAGAAATTCCTGAGTTTACAGGTATTAGCGCCCCTTATGAAGCTCCAGATCATCCAGAAATCATTTTAGATACTGAACATGAATCAATTAATCAATCAGTTGATCGTGTGATTCAATACCTTAAGCAACATCAATATATTTAA
- the cobA gene encoding uroporphyrinogen-III C-methyltransferase, with protein MGKVFLVGAGPGDPDLLTIKGLKAIKKADVILYDRLINKEILEFASPSTKFFYCGKDPNKHSLPQEETNKMMVTLAKKGHTVTRLKGGDPFVFGRGGEEAEVLANHNIPFEIVPGITSGIAAPAYAGIPVTHRDFSSSVAFVTAVNKSGMDKEQYWEHLANGPETLCVYMGVKRLPEICDLLTKHGRSSETPVALVHMGTSIRQKTITGTLGNIVDKAHQITNPAMIIIGDVVRMREKINWFVEQADVNKLSIPKVTSK; from the coding sequence ATGGGCAAGGTATTTCTAGTTGGTGCAGGTCCTGGTGATCCTGATTTATTAACAATTAAAGGTTTAAAAGCAATTAAAAAAGCAGATGTGATTCTTTACGATCGTTTGATTAATAAAGAAATTTTAGAATTCGCCTCTCCTTCCACCAAATTCTTTTATTGTGGTAAAGATCCTAATAAGCATTCATTACCACAAGAAGAAACGAATAAAATGATGGTCACTTTAGCTAAGAAAGGGCATACTGTTACACGATTAAAAGGTGGCGATCCTTTCGTCTTTGGTAGAGGTGGCGAAGAAGCGGAAGTACTAGCAAATCACAATATTCCGTTTGAAATTGTACCTGGTATTACATCGGGTATTGCTGCACCAGCATACGCAGGTATACCTGTCACTCACAGAGATTTTAGTTCATCTGTCGCATTCGTAACCGCAGTCAATAAATCAGGTATGGATAAAGAACAATATTGGGAACATTTAGCGAATGGACCAGAAACGTTATGCGTTTATATGGGAGTTAAACGACTTCCAGAAATTTGTGATTTATTAACGAAACATGGTCGTTCATCAGAAACACCAGTCGCACTCGTTCACATGGGTACATCAATACGACAAAAAACGATTACTGGTACACTTGGTAATATTGTAGATAAGGCACATCAAATAACGAACCCAGCTATGATCATCATTGGTGATGTAGTTCGTATGCGAGAGAAGATCAATTGGTTTGTGGAGCAAGCTGATGTAAACAAATTATCAATTCCTAAAGTGACATCTAAATAG
- a CDS encoding sulfite exporter TauE/SafE family protein, whose protein sequence is MRKVLIFAIAGFLAQLVDGSLGMGFGASSSILLTYGIAPAVVSATVHFSEIATTAASGTSHWKFENVHKPTMLKLAIPGSISAFIGAGVLTFIHGNYIKPFIALFLLSMGFYILYQFLFKRTHEHHTHVGDLSSFKVIPQGAIAGFLDAIGGGGWGPVNTPLLLSSKKIQPRYAIGTVSASEFFVTSSAAISFIIFLGLTQINWFAVIALSVGGMLAAPISAYLVKILPINILAICVGGLIIFTNSNALLSYFIKDTTISNTVRCIILAAIIVLPIVQVIRNKKLSFSYKKSRVNKYN, encoded by the coding sequence ATGCGCAAAGTATTAATATTCGCAATAGCGGGATTTTTAGCACAACTTGTAGATGGGTCACTCGGCATGGGATTTGGTGCATCATCATCCATTTTACTCACTTATGGTATTGCGCCAGCAGTAGTTTCTGCAACAGTTCATTTCTCAGAAATTGCTACCACTGCAGCTTCTGGTACATCTCATTGGAAATTTGAAAATGTTCATAAGCCAACGATGTTAAAGCTTGCGATACCTGGTTCTATTTCAGCCTTCATAGGTGCAGGCGTTTTAACGTTTATTCACGGTAATTATATTAAACCATTCATTGCACTCTTTTTATTAAGCATGGGATTCTATATTTTATATCAATTCTTATTTAAAAGAACACATGAACACCATACGCATGTTGGTGATTTGAGTAGTTTCAAAGTGATTCCACAAGGTGCGATTGCAGGCTTCTTAGATGCTATCGGTGGTGGAGGCTGGGGCCCAGTGAATACACCGCTCTTACTTTCAAGCAAGAAAATTCAACCACGTTATGCGATTGGTACGGTTTCAGCTAGTGAATTCTTTGTTACATCTTCTGCAGCAATAAGTTTTATTATATTTTTAGGATTAACTCAGATTAACTGGTTTGCTGTCATTGCACTAAGTGTTGGTGGCATGCTAGCTGCTCCAATTTCAGCATATTTAGTTAAAATTTTACCTATAAATATTTTAGCAATATGTGTGGGTGGGTTAATTATTTTCACAAATAGTAATGCATTATTAAGTTATTTTATTAAAGATACAACAATCTCAAATACAGTTAGATGTATTATTTTAGCAGCAATTATTGTTTTACCCATCGTTCAGGTGATTCGAAACAAGAAATTGTCTTTTTCTTACAAGAAAAGCCGAGTAAACAAATATAATTAA
- a CDS encoding assimilatory sulfite reductase (NADPH) flavoprotein subunit has translation MNLSVTNSPFTEGQAAQINELLQTLTPEQQTWLSGYLMANQSSNATSEGASDNIASSSTSSVSQETEAMLHRKEPEVTPEQRSITILYGSETGNAQGLAEIFEERLSNIGNDVTLKSMDDFKPKDLKKVEDLFIVTATHGEGDPPDNAVELHEYIHGRKAPKLDGVRFSVLALGDQTYEFFCQTGKDFDNRLVELGAERIYDRVDCDVDYDEDAEKWMANVINAIDSTPAGTDSEQVVSESIKSAKEKKYSKSNPYEAEVLTNINLNGRGSNKETRHIELLLDNFGEEYEPGDCIVVLPQNDPALVDLLVSTLVWSPDTQVLINEDGDTLNFEDALTSHFEITKLTKPLVENAATFFNNDELSEKVQDKEWIQNYIEGRDLIDLLNDFATTELQPENMYQLLRKLPPREYSISSSYKATPDEVHITVGAVRYNAHGRDRTGVCSVQFAERIQEGDTVPIYLKRNPNFKFPQNEETPVIMIGPGTGVAPFRSYMQEREELGFEGHTWLFFGEQHFTTDFLYQTEWQEWLNDGTLSKLDVAFSRDTDQKVYVQHKIAENSEQFNQWIENGAAIYVCGDESKMAKDVHQAIRNVLVKEQNLSEEDAEEYLKQLKRDKRYQRDVY, from the coding sequence TTGAACTTAAGTGTCACTAATAGCCCCTTTACTGAAGGGCAAGCAGCACAGATTAATGAATTACTCCAAACTTTAACACCAGAACAACAAACTTGGTTAAGTGGCTACCTCATGGCAAACCAATCATCGAATGCTACAAGTGAGGGAGCTTCTGACAATATAGCATCATCTTCAACGTCTTCAGTAAGTCAAGAAACTGAAGCCATGTTACATCGAAAAGAGCCTGAAGTAACGCCAGAACAACGCTCGATTACTATTCTTTATGGTTCTGAAACAGGTAATGCACAAGGGTTAGCAGAAATCTTTGAAGAACGTTTATCTAACATTGGAAATGATGTCACACTTAAATCTATGGACGACTTCAAGCCTAAAGATCTTAAAAAAGTTGAAGATCTATTTATTGTGACTGCAACGCATGGGGAAGGTGACCCTCCAGATAATGCTGTAGAATTGCATGAATATATCCATGGTCGTAAAGCGCCTAAATTAGATGGTGTAAGATTCTCAGTTTTAGCATTAGGAGACCAAACTTATGAATTCTTCTGTCAAACTGGTAAAGACTTTGATAACCGCCTTGTAGAATTAGGTGCTGAGAGAATTTATGACCGTGTCGATTGCGATGTTGATTATGATGAAGACGCTGAAAAGTGGATGGCGAATGTCATCAATGCGATAGATTCAACACCAGCAGGCACTGACAGTGAACAAGTGGTAAGTGAGTCTATTAAATCCGCAAAGGAGAAGAAATATTCAAAGTCTAATCCTTATGAAGCCGAAGTCTTAACGAATATTAATTTAAATGGTAGAGGTTCAAATAAAGAAACAAGACACATTGAATTATTACTTGATAATTTCGGTGAAGAATATGAACCTGGCGATTGTATTGTTGTCTTACCTCAAAATGATCCAGCCCTCGTCGACTTGCTCGTCAGTACATTAGTATGGAGTCCGGACACGCAAGTGTTAATTAATGAAGATGGCGATACACTTAATTTTGAAGATGCATTAACTTCTCATTTTGAAATAACGAAGTTAACAAAACCTTTAGTTGAGAATGCGGCAACGTTCTTTAACAATGATGAACTTAGCGAGAAAGTTCAAGACAAGGAATGGATTCAAAATTATATAGAAGGTCGCGACCTCATTGATTTATTAAATGATTTTGCAACAACTGAACTCCAGCCAGAAAATATGTATCAATTACTCAGAAAGTTACCACCGAGAGAGTACTCAATTTCAAGTAGTTATAAAGCAACGCCTGATGAGGTGCATATTACGGTGGGCGCTGTAAGATATAACGCGCATGGTCGTGATCGTACAGGTGTATGCTCAGTACAGTTTGCGGAGAGAATTCAAGAAGGTGATACGGTTCCAATTTACTTGAAACGTAATCCAAATTTTAAATTCCCTCAAAACGAAGAGACCCCAGTGATTATGATAGGTCCGGGAACTGGTGTTGCGCCATTCAGATCTTATATGCAAGAACGTGAAGAGCTAGGATTTGAAGGTCATACATGGCTATTCTTTGGTGAACAACATTTCACTACTGATTTCTTATACCAAACTGAATGGCAAGAATGGCTCAATGATGGCACCCTCTCTAAGTTAGATGTGGCATTTTCAAGAGATACGGATCAAAAAGTGTATGTACAGCATAAAATTGCTGAAAATAGTGAGCAATTTAATCAATGGATTGAAAATGGTGCAGCGATTTATGTGTGCGGTGATGAGAGTAAGATGGCTAAGGATGTTCATCAAGCTATTCGTAATGTATTAGTGAAAGAACAAAATCTTTCTGAAGAAGATGCAGAAGAATACTTGAAGCAATTGAAACGAGATAAGAGATATCAACGAGACGTGTATTAA
- a CDS encoding phosphoadenylyl-sulfate reductase has protein sequence MSVDKITYDSFTGDPFIDTIDADDQTKGAYQILEWAYQIYGDDIVYSCSFGAESMVLIDLIYQIKPDAQIVFLDTDLHFQETYDLIDRVKEKYPRLRIKMKKPELTLEEQANKYNPALWKNNPNQCCYIRKIKPLEEVLSGVVAWVSGLRRAQSPTRANTDFINKDERFKSVKVCPLIYWTEDEVWDYIKSNDLPYNELHDQHYPSIGCIPCTAPVFDSNDSRAGRWSNFEKTECGLHVADKP, from the coding sequence ATGTCAGTAGATAAGATTACGTATGATAGTTTTACGGGTGATCCTTTTATCGACACTATCGATGCTGACGACCAAACCAAAGGTGCCTACCAAATATTAGAATGGGCTTACCAAATCTATGGTGACGATATCGTCTATTCATGTAGTTTTGGGGCTGAAAGCATGGTGCTTATCGATTTAATTTATCAAATTAAACCAGATGCACAGATCGTCTTTTTAGATACAGACTTACATTTCCAAGAAACTTACGATTTAATTGATAGAGTGAAAGAGAAATATCCACGACTTCGAATTAAAATGAAAAAACCAGAACTTACATTAGAAGAACAGGCTAATAAATATAATCCCGCTCTATGGAAGAATAATCCTAATCAATGTTGTTATATTCGCAAGATTAAACCACTTGAGGAAGTTTTATCTGGCGTGGTAGCATGGGTTTCAGGATTAAGACGTGCCCAATCACCAACACGTGCAAACACGGACTTTATTAATAAAGATGAACGATTTAAATCAGTTAAAGTATGTCCGCTTATTTATTGGACTGAAGACGAGGTTTGGGACTATATCAAGAGCAATGATTTACCTTACAATGAATTGCATGATCAACATTATCCTAGTATCGGTTGTATCCCTTGCACTGCACCAGTATTTGACTCAAATGATTCTCGTGCTGGCAGATGGTCTAATTTCGAAAAAACTGAATGCGGCTTACATGTTGCAGACAAACCATAA